The Oxyura jamaicensis isolate SHBP4307 breed ruddy duck chromosome 8, BPBGC_Ojam_1.0, whole genome shotgun sequence genome has a segment encoding these proteins:
- the C8B gene encoding complement component C8 beta chain isoform X3, with amino-acid sequence MVPSVRFARWWVICCLPCGNPTSQQFVLFCSNRFQILLQTGSGAVLVSNRRQHIGMMSTVQTVFALYPVKLLLLCAILGFLNVHCFGSRVVACSGGKESLGLGGTNSSVANSRRPRSTGDVPQPRDCVLSAWSSWSKCDPCQKKRYRFARLEQPSQFNGEPCDYSDKETEDCVTNNPCRNKVRCEGFVCAVTGRCIMRRLLCNGDDDCGDQSDEKNCKKVFQKCDRKMEQYWGIENLAKGLNIFTKNLEGLVLDHRYYAGGCSPHYIVDTRFRKPYNVESYVPETKGKYEFTMTEYDSYSSYERNVLRQKASQSSFSFGININGLFEIGYSQNDNRFKKFIQRMKSFSSTSSKFIHARSELTVATYKLKPRALMLHYEFLQRLHQLPLEYSYGEYRELYRDYGTHYITEATIGGIYEYTLVLNSNELQKAGYTLSDVQNCAQHGFKIGGTIKGVRLSLGINVEGCNALLNEIGVTTAKKQYVEDFIALVRGGASEHVTALAYKSLPTVTLMQEWGDAVQYNPEIIQLKVQPLYQLVTPTDFANAIAIKENLRRALDEFQLETSSCRCAPCQGNGTPFMKGTECECLCPLGYRGTACEITNRRDTAINGDWGCWASWSPCSGGQRTRKRQCNNPAPQNGGSSCSGPDAETVNC; translated from the exons ATGGTACCATCTGTGAG ATTTGCCAGGTGGTGGGTCATCTGCTGTTTACCGTGTGGAAATCCAACGAGCCAGCAGTTCGTCCTTTTCTGCTCGAACCGCTTTCAAATCCTCCTGCAGACTGGGAGCGGAGCGGTGCTGGTTTCGAATCGCCGACAGCACATTGGCATGATGAGTACGGTACAGACAGTGTTTGCTCTGTACCCCgtcaaactgctgctgctttgtgccatACTCGGCTTCCTAAACGTTCATTGCTTTGG CTCTCGTGTTGTTGCGTGCAGTGGTGGGAAGGAGTCCCTGGGGCTGGGCGGCACCAACAGCAGCGTGGCCAACAGCAGGCGGCCCCGGTCCACAGGAGATGTGCCGCAGCCACGCGACTGCGTGCTCTCCGCCTGGTCCTCGTGGAGCAAGTGTGATCCCTGCCAGAAGAAAAGG TACAGGTTTGCCCGCCTGGAACAACCTTCTCAGTTCAACGGAGAGCCGTGTGATTACTCTgacaaagaaactgaagattGTGTTACGAATAATCCTTGCAGAAATAAAGTCAGATGTGAAGGTTTTGTGTGTGCAGTTACAG GGAGATGCATTATGCGGAGGCTGCTTTGTAATGGGGATGATGACTGCGGGGATCAGTCAGatgaaaaaaactgcaaaaaagtgtttcagaaatgtgACCGGAAGATGGAGCAATACTGGGGAATAGAGAATCTGGCAAAAGG GTTAAATATCTTCACTAAAAACTTGGAAGGATTAGTTCTTGATCACAGGTACTATGCTGGGGGATGTTCTCCCCATTATATTGTGGACACGAGATTCAGAAAACCATACAATGTAGAAAGCTATGTGCCAGAG aCCAAAGGCAAATATGAATTTACAATGACTGAATATGACTCCTACTCAAGTTATGAAAGAAATGTCCTCAGGCAAAAAGCTTCTCAGTCTAGCTTCAGCTTCGGTATAAATATAAACGGACTGTTTGAAATTGGTTACAGTCAAAATGACAACAGGTTCAAGAAGTTCATTCAAAGgatgaaaagcttttcttcaacA TCCAGCAAATTCATTCACGCCCGTTCTGAGCTGACTGTTGCCACTTACAAGCTGAAGCCCCGAGCCCTGATGCTGCATTACGAGTTCCTGCAGAGACTCCATCAGCTCCCACTGGAGTACAGCTACGGGGAGTACAGAGAGCTGTACAGAGACTACGGGACACACTACATCACCGAGGCTACCATCGGTGGCATCTACGAGTATACTTTAGTCTTGAACAGTAATGAGCTCCAAAAGGCAG GTTATACTTTGAGCGATGTCCAGAACTGTGCACAGCATGGCTTTAAAATTGGTGGAACTATTAAAGGTGTCCGCTTGAGTCTTGGAATAAACGTAGAAGGCTGTAATGCCCTTTTAAATGAGATCGGAG tcacCACCGCCAAAAAGCAGTACGTGGAAGACTTCATCGCCCTCGTTCGCGGTGGAGCAAGCGAACACGTTACTGCACTGGCCTACAAAAGCCTGCCGACTGTCACGCTAATGCAGGAGTGGGGAGACGCAGTACAGTACAACCCCGAAATCATACAGCTGAAG GTGCAGCCGCTGTACCAGCTGGTGACTCCGACCGACTTCGCTAATGCAATcgcaataaaagaaaatctgcgACGGGCTCTTGATGAGTTTCAGCTGGAGACGAGTTCCTGTCGCTGCGCTCCGTGCCAGGGCAATGGGACCCCGTTTATGAAAG GGACAGAGTGTGAGTGCCTGTGTCCCCTTGGCTACCGTGGCACTGCCTGTGAGATCACCAACAGAAGAG atactgCTATTAATGGAGATTGGGGTTGCTGGGCCAGCTGGTCTCCATGCTCAGGAGGTCAACGAACACGGAAACGACAGTGCAACAACCCTGCACCACAAAATGGGGGTTCATCATGCTCAGGGCCAGATGCTGAAACAGTTAATTGCTAG
- the C8B gene encoding complement component C8 beta chain isoform X2 — MTELLGGSSCLPCRFARWWVICCLPCGNPTSQQFVLFCSNRFQILLQTGSGAVLVSNRRQHIGMMSTVQTVFALYPVKLLLLCAILGFLNVHCFGGGKESLGLGGTNSSVANSRRPRSTGDVPQPRDCVLSAWSSWSKCDPCQKKRYRFARLEQPSQFNGEPCDYSDKETEDCVTNNPCRNKVRCEGFVCAVTGRCIMRRLLCNGDDDCGDQSDEKNCKKVFQKCDRKMEQYWGIENLAKGLNIFTKNLEGLVLDHRYYAGGCSPHYIVDTRFRKPYNVESYVPETKGKYEFTMTEYDSYSSYERNVLRQKASQSSFSFGININGLFEIGYSQNDNRFKKFIQRMKSFSSTSSKFIHARSELTVATYKLKPRALMLHYEFLQRLHQLPLEYSYGEYRELYRDYGTHYITEATIGGIYEYTLVLNSNELQKAGYTLSDVQNCAQHGFKIGGTIKGVRLSLGINVEGCNALLNEIGVTTAKKQYVEDFIALVRGGASEHVTALAYKSLPTVTLMQEWGDAVQYNPEIIQLKVQPLYQLVTPTDFANAIAIKENLRRALDEFQLETSSCRCAPCQGNGTPFMKGTECECLCPLGYRGTACEITNRRDTAINGDWGCWASWSPCSGGQRTRKRQCNNPAPQNGGSSCSGPDAETVNC, encoded by the exons ATGACTGAGCTGCTGGGAGGCAGTTCTTG TTTACCTTGCAGATTTGCCAGGTGGTGGGTCATCTGCTGTTTACCGTGTGGAAATCCAACGAGCCAGCAGTTCGTCCTTTTCTGCTCGAACCGCTTTCAAATCCTCCTGCAGACTGGGAGCGGAGCGGTGCTGGTTTCGAATCGCCGACAGCACATTGGCATGATGAGTACGGTACAGACAGTGTTTGCTCTGTACCCCgtcaaactgctgctgctttgtgccatACTCGGCTTCCTAAACGTTCATTGCTTTGG TGGTGGGAAGGAGTCCCTGGGGCTGGGCGGCACCAACAGCAGCGTGGCCAACAGCAGGCGGCCCCGGTCCACAGGAGATGTGCCGCAGCCACGCGACTGCGTGCTCTCCGCCTGGTCCTCGTGGAGCAAGTGTGATCCCTGCCAGAAGAAAAGG TACAGGTTTGCCCGCCTGGAACAACCTTCTCAGTTCAACGGAGAGCCGTGTGATTACTCTgacaaagaaactgaagattGTGTTACGAATAATCCTTGCAGAAATAAAGTCAGATGTGAAGGTTTTGTGTGTGCAGTTACAG GGAGATGCATTATGCGGAGGCTGCTTTGTAATGGGGATGATGACTGCGGGGATCAGTCAGatgaaaaaaactgcaaaaaagtgtttcagaaatgtgACCGGAAGATGGAGCAATACTGGGGAATAGAGAATCTGGCAAAAGG GTTAAATATCTTCACTAAAAACTTGGAAGGATTAGTTCTTGATCACAGGTACTATGCTGGGGGATGTTCTCCCCATTATATTGTGGACACGAGATTCAGAAAACCATACAATGTAGAAAGCTATGTGCCAGAG aCCAAAGGCAAATATGAATTTACAATGACTGAATATGACTCCTACTCAAGTTATGAAAGAAATGTCCTCAGGCAAAAAGCTTCTCAGTCTAGCTTCAGCTTCGGTATAAATATAAACGGACTGTTTGAAATTGGTTACAGTCAAAATGACAACAGGTTCAAGAAGTTCATTCAAAGgatgaaaagcttttcttcaacA TCCAGCAAATTCATTCACGCCCGTTCTGAGCTGACTGTTGCCACTTACAAGCTGAAGCCCCGAGCCCTGATGCTGCATTACGAGTTCCTGCAGAGACTCCATCAGCTCCCACTGGAGTACAGCTACGGGGAGTACAGAGAGCTGTACAGAGACTACGGGACACACTACATCACCGAGGCTACCATCGGTGGCATCTACGAGTATACTTTAGTCTTGAACAGTAATGAGCTCCAAAAGGCAG GTTATACTTTGAGCGATGTCCAGAACTGTGCACAGCATGGCTTTAAAATTGGTGGAACTATTAAAGGTGTCCGCTTGAGTCTTGGAATAAACGTAGAAGGCTGTAATGCCCTTTTAAATGAGATCGGAG tcacCACCGCCAAAAAGCAGTACGTGGAAGACTTCATCGCCCTCGTTCGCGGTGGAGCAAGCGAACACGTTACTGCACTGGCCTACAAAAGCCTGCCGACTGTCACGCTAATGCAGGAGTGGGGAGACGCAGTACAGTACAACCCCGAAATCATACAGCTGAAG GTGCAGCCGCTGTACCAGCTGGTGACTCCGACCGACTTCGCTAATGCAATcgcaataaaagaaaatctgcgACGGGCTCTTGATGAGTTTCAGCTGGAGACGAGTTCCTGTCGCTGCGCTCCGTGCCAGGGCAATGGGACCCCGTTTATGAAAG GGACAGAGTGTGAGTGCCTGTGTCCCCTTGGCTACCGTGGCACTGCCTGTGAGATCACCAACAGAAGAG atactgCTATTAATGGAGATTGGGGTTGCTGGGCCAGCTGGTCTCCATGCTCAGGAGGTCAACGAACACGGAAACGACAGTGCAACAACCCTGCACCACAAAATGGGGGTTCATCATGCTCAGGGCCAGATGCTGAAACAGTTAATTGCTAG
- the C8B gene encoding complement component C8 beta chain isoform X1, protein MTELLGGSSCLPCRFARWWVICCLPCGNPTSQQFVLFCSNRFQILLQTGSGAVLVSNRRQHIGMMSTVQTVFALYPVKLLLLCAILGFLNVHCFGSRVVACSGGKESLGLGGTNSSVANSRRPRSTGDVPQPRDCVLSAWSSWSKCDPCQKKRYRFARLEQPSQFNGEPCDYSDKETEDCVTNNPCRNKVRCEGFVCAVTGRCIMRRLLCNGDDDCGDQSDEKNCKKVFQKCDRKMEQYWGIENLAKGLNIFTKNLEGLVLDHRYYAGGCSPHYIVDTRFRKPYNVESYVPETKGKYEFTMTEYDSYSSYERNVLRQKASQSSFSFGININGLFEIGYSQNDNRFKKFIQRMKSFSSTSSKFIHARSELTVATYKLKPRALMLHYEFLQRLHQLPLEYSYGEYRELYRDYGTHYITEATIGGIYEYTLVLNSNELQKAGYTLSDVQNCAQHGFKIGGTIKGVRLSLGINVEGCNALLNEIGVTTAKKQYVEDFIALVRGGASEHVTALAYKSLPTVTLMQEWGDAVQYNPEIIQLKVQPLYQLVTPTDFANAIAIKENLRRALDEFQLETSSCRCAPCQGNGTPFMKGTECECLCPLGYRGTACEITNRRDTAINGDWGCWASWSPCSGGQRTRKRQCNNPAPQNGGSSCSGPDAETVNC, encoded by the exons ATGACTGAGCTGCTGGGAGGCAGTTCTTG TTTACCTTGCAGATTTGCCAGGTGGTGGGTCATCTGCTGTTTACCGTGTGGAAATCCAACGAGCCAGCAGTTCGTCCTTTTCTGCTCGAACCGCTTTCAAATCCTCCTGCAGACTGGGAGCGGAGCGGTGCTGGTTTCGAATCGCCGACAGCACATTGGCATGATGAGTACGGTACAGACAGTGTTTGCTCTGTACCCCgtcaaactgctgctgctttgtgccatACTCGGCTTCCTAAACGTTCATTGCTTTGG CTCTCGTGTTGTTGCGTGCAGTGGTGGGAAGGAGTCCCTGGGGCTGGGCGGCACCAACAGCAGCGTGGCCAACAGCAGGCGGCCCCGGTCCACAGGAGATGTGCCGCAGCCACGCGACTGCGTGCTCTCCGCCTGGTCCTCGTGGAGCAAGTGTGATCCCTGCCAGAAGAAAAGG TACAGGTTTGCCCGCCTGGAACAACCTTCTCAGTTCAACGGAGAGCCGTGTGATTACTCTgacaaagaaactgaagattGTGTTACGAATAATCCTTGCAGAAATAAAGTCAGATGTGAAGGTTTTGTGTGTGCAGTTACAG GGAGATGCATTATGCGGAGGCTGCTTTGTAATGGGGATGATGACTGCGGGGATCAGTCAGatgaaaaaaactgcaaaaaagtgtttcagaaatgtgACCGGAAGATGGAGCAATACTGGGGAATAGAGAATCTGGCAAAAGG GTTAAATATCTTCACTAAAAACTTGGAAGGATTAGTTCTTGATCACAGGTACTATGCTGGGGGATGTTCTCCCCATTATATTGTGGACACGAGATTCAGAAAACCATACAATGTAGAAAGCTATGTGCCAGAG aCCAAAGGCAAATATGAATTTACAATGACTGAATATGACTCCTACTCAAGTTATGAAAGAAATGTCCTCAGGCAAAAAGCTTCTCAGTCTAGCTTCAGCTTCGGTATAAATATAAACGGACTGTTTGAAATTGGTTACAGTCAAAATGACAACAGGTTCAAGAAGTTCATTCAAAGgatgaaaagcttttcttcaacA TCCAGCAAATTCATTCACGCCCGTTCTGAGCTGACTGTTGCCACTTACAAGCTGAAGCCCCGAGCCCTGATGCTGCATTACGAGTTCCTGCAGAGACTCCATCAGCTCCCACTGGAGTACAGCTACGGGGAGTACAGAGAGCTGTACAGAGACTACGGGACACACTACATCACCGAGGCTACCATCGGTGGCATCTACGAGTATACTTTAGTCTTGAACAGTAATGAGCTCCAAAAGGCAG GTTATACTTTGAGCGATGTCCAGAACTGTGCACAGCATGGCTTTAAAATTGGTGGAACTATTAAAGGTGTCCGCTTGAGTCTTGGAATAAACGTAGAAGGCTGTAATGCCCTTTTAAATGAGATCGGAG tcacCACCGCCAAAAAGCAGTACGTGGAAGACTTCATCGCCCTCGTTCGCGGTGGAGCAAGCGAACACGTTACTGCACTGGCCTACAAAAGCCTGCCGACTGTCACGCTAATGCAGGAGTGGGGAGACGCAGTACAGTACAACCCCGAAATCATACAGCTGAAG GTGCAGCCGCTGTACCAGCTGGTGACTCCGACCGACTTCGCTAATGCAATcgcaataaaagaaaatctgcgACGGGCTCTTGATGAGTTTCAGCTGGAGACGAGTTCCTGTCGCTGCGCTCCGTGCCAGGGCAATGGGACCCCGTTTATGAAAG GGACAGAGTGTGAGTGCCTGTGTCCCCTTGGCTACCGTGGCACTGCCTGTGAGATCACCAACAGAAGAG atactgCTATTAATGGAGATTGGGGTTGCTGGGCCAGCTGGTCTCCATGCTCAGGAGGTCAACGAACACGGAAACGACAGTGCAACAACCCTGCACCACAAAATGGGGGTTCATCATGCTCAGGGCCAGATGCTGAAACAGTTAATTGCTAG